GTTTTTTAAGCTGTAATAGGGAAGTGTTTACAGATGTAAGATTCATTTTGTTTCATATGAATCACAAATTTCAGGCTATGGAGTATTTATTGATGTGTAGGGAGCAAGGTGGTGGGAGTTCTCCTAGAgagttttattcttttttagctGACTTCCAAAAAGCATCTAGGTAATGCCTCTTTCGTTAGATGATCCGTCTGTATGATTCGTACTGCAAACGTTCTTTCATGGCCATCGACAACAACCGAGTGACAACTCGAGTTCTATCAATCTGTGAATGTTTTTTTAATACTTGTCTTATTTATATGAATATTGCATTGTGTTTTCTGTGTTTGTACACAAATGATGAGATAAAGTTCTATTATGCTCTTCCAGGTTTTCAACAACAACCGAGTGACAACTCGAGTTCTATCAATCTGTGAATGTTTTTTTAATACTTGTCTTATTTAAACTTCACATTTCGTGCAGAAATTTTGCGAAACGCCAATTGACATGGTTTCGTAATGAGAAAATATACCACTGGCTCGACGCTTCTAGACCTTTGGTATGTCAATGGAGTTGTGTTTTTCGATTTCGGTAAAGTAAATTGATTATTTTCATGCCCCCTTCTATGCATTACATCCCATTCGGTTTCGGTAAAGAAAATAGACGCATGCATTTTACTATTTGTTTGTTCTTGAGCGCTCGTGCTCACGGTAGATCACACAAGTAAACTGAAGCGAAGCTTGAGCTTTCATCAGTCTTTTTCGGCCAAGTTGCTGCGAAAACCGGTGACATTACTCCTCGTTACGACTCTCATTTTGTTTTTCGTGTGCGATTTTTACAGGACAAGGTTCTTAACTTCATTCACGATGCATACAACGACAAAAGTGGAAACATTGTAGTACCCGATGAGCTTAAAATGAAGAAAGAAACTGGTCACCGAGAAGCCTCTGAATTAAAGGCCTATCGAACTAGAAACAGGTACAATTTTCGGGATGGTTGTAAGGAAACTCTTTTCTCTTTAACATAATGCTATAACCGATAAAAAATGGCGTTTTTGTGCAGGCAATACGTTAGACGAGAAGATTGTTCCGAGATTATAGAATGGATAAGAGAAACACAAAGTGAACCAATAGCCAAAGTATAATCATTCTCTTTCACTTTATTATGATTTAGTATTGTACTAAAAACTCATAAACCGAAACACAGAGTCCAGATCGATTTCATGAGTTTCATTGAGAGGTTAGAATTTGATTGTTTGTGTCAATATCTTGATTTAGAGCTTATATGCTTATATTACAATCCTTACTATTTCATGTCTGCAGCAACCGACGGCTGCTATCGTTGGCTGCTCATCAATTTTCAAGCACTCATCTTCAGTTCGTTGATTTTAGTTAGCATGGCGAATTTGAACGAGTTCATTATCGTATTTTGTAACTTAGGTAAGAAAGAAAAGTAGAATTGGATTGAATATGTGATGTAATTTCTATTATGCAATTTTGTTAATTCGAGAGAGGGTTTATATATGCATTTTTCGGGCTCGAATTCGAATAGTGCCTGAAAAATGTTCTTAATTGTACCGAAGTGAACTCAAAATTTTGTTGGGGCTTCGAGATATTTGTGTTGTTGTGTTTCTTCATGTAGTAGTATTAAGTAAACGAAAATTTGTAAAAGATAGTACTGGTGTCTAACGACGCATAAAGGTATTATACTGCTATTGGTATCATTTCTTAAGTTCGAATTGaaattttttcattcattttttgTTCTTAATTGTACCAAAGTGAACTCAAAATTTTGTTGGGGGCTAAAAACTTCGAGATATTTGTGTTGTGTATTAATATTAAGTAAACCATAATTTGTAAAAAGTAATAGTGGTGTCTAACAATACATGAAGGTATTGAACTGCAATTGGTATCATTTTTCAGGCTCAAATTCGAATAGTGTTCGAAAATTTTTCATTCTGTTTTTGTTCTTAATTGTACTAAAGTGAACTCAAAATTTTGTTGGGACTAAACATTTCGAGATATTTGTGTTGTTGTGTTTCTTCGTACAATAGCACTAAGTAAACCATAATCTGTAAAAGATTATAGTGGTGTCTAACAATATATAGATGTATCATACTCTTATTAGTACAATTTAATATCAAGTTCATATATTGTTATAGGAGCTTCGATCTTTTCCATTTCTAGAAGGGAGAAGAAAAGAATGTCAATCGTAAATTTAACAAGTTAAACACATTAAATGAGTCTAATTGCTCAAAATCAAAAAGAGAACTCAAGTTTTGAAGTTAGAGGCATGAATGAATTGATTCCCATACCAAAATTTAGTGGTTGGTATTCAATTGATACTTACAAGAGAAAGAAACTTCTTTTCTCTTTGTCATTTTAggtacacttaattatttataaagtgaaaaaaaaaaaaacttttttttaaaagggaCCAATGTTTATGACATTGTATAAAGTGAttctttatcattttttttttcaaacctaaattatttatttatttatttatttttaaaaaaataccttgtttatattaacatataaaaaatatatttgttattgtaATTAACGCAtgcatttttaattaaaaagaaaactatatatTATACATTAAAATGAGGttataaaattgtttttgaACATTTTAAACAACCAACAATTAAACCATTATTGTAAAACTAGTCTCATATAACTTTAGCacctttgattttattttatttttcctatgtttaatttcaaaaaGAATATATATGACAATGACAAGGTTCTTTGCCAAAAATATGTCATATTcacaaattttaagaaaaatgtcatattaaatttatattatattcctaatattaattagtTTTCCCCCACCacaaaacacaaaaataaaataaaattaattatcatatatTTTATCTGgtgaacaagaaaaaaaaaatgaacaaccAACCCAACAGTGTCTTATTCTcatttcaccaaaaaaaaaaataatcatatattacacacaatttagaaaaaattacataaactgttattttttttaagaaaatttacagttttacctttactttttttttttatatattttttaacgatattttataaaaacacaaaaataacaacaaataatatacaaataacaaaaaatcaacaacaaaataacaaaagtacaacataaaaatacataaaaaaaatatataattttatgtaagatatttttgccccccgaactttgatatgtaccaaatcatgcccctaaaCTTCTTAGACCGTTAAAAAAACtctctaaactattgagattgttaaatttaaggacttttgtccaattttagtaaaaaaagtctaacatgaatgaaagtttAAGATTGGATTAAGCTGAATTGTGATGTTAAAGTGGGTTTAGAAAGTATGTGTACTGCAGTTGTAGCAATGAATCATCTTGGCAGGATGGTTCAGGTTCAAACGTCTCAGTTGGATTTTTTTGATGCATTATGTGGGGAAGCGGCGACCTGCTATTTAGCTTTGATGGTTGCTAAGGACCTTAGTTCCAAGTTTGTTATTGTGGAGAGCGACTCGAGAGTAGTTATCAATGCTCTTAATGGGAAGGAGTCTCATTGGGCACTTGAGAATTATGTCTCATTTTGTAATAGGTCTTCTCCCTTGTTTATTAGTTGTATTTTCTCTAATATTAGTAGGACTTGTAACTTTGCGGCCTGTAATATGGCTAAGTGGGCGTTTACTCACTAGAAGTTTGGTTTTATACTGTTATCAACCATCCCTGAAAACCTTTTAAGTAATGACAGAGAGGTCTAGCTGTTTTTATTTATCCTAAGTacgtttttctttaaaaaaaaaaaattaagagatataatttagtacatgtcaaagtttgatgGACATAAGTCTGAAGAACATAATTTAGTATGTAAATAATTACTGAAttggtaaaattaaatgaaatcgGACAAAAGTACTTAAatccaataatctcaatagttcaaaggaaatttttaacggtcaaaaaaatttaggggcatgatttaatacatgtaaaagttaaagagataaaaattctaattagccttatgtaaataaaattttaaaaacggtaaaattatttaaaattccaCACTGCATTTTTCtgaattttgtattatttttttttaaaaaaataatcccCAATTtatatgaagaagaaagaacatgagacaattaatttaattttcccCACCaccaaaattcaaaaaaaaaaattaaaattaatttatcatataatatTCTGTTTGGCTAATTATAATACCATCCAACCAAACAGGGTCTTAACTCGTTCCCACTATAAATACCAAACTCGAGACTGAACTCAACTCAACTCGACTCACTCATCGTCTTCCTCTCTCTTCGATACTCTCAAACCccattttctctctctcaaatctcCATAGCCAAAGAAAATGAGGTCATCCATGTTGAGATCCGTCCGTACAGCCCTAACTTCAACCTCCTCCTTCACCAGAGGCCAAGTCCTCCGCCGCGGTTTCTCCTCCGAATCCGTACCTGAGCGTAAAGTCGTCGTTCTCGGTGCCGCCGGAGGTATAGgtcaacctctctctctcctcaTGAAGCTTAATCCTCTCGTCTCGAGCTTATCTCTCTACGATATCGCCGCTACTCCTGGTGTCGCCGCTGATGTCAGCCATATCAACACCAGATCTGAGGTTTGTCTCTCTCATTTCCTTGAATTTGGATTCGACTAGGGTTTTCTCTGATCTGATTCTGAAATTTGGAGTTTAGGTTAAGGGATATGTCGGTGAGGAGAATCTCGGTGAAGCTTTGAAAGATGCTGATGTTGTGATAATCCCAGCTGGAGTACCAAGAAAGCCTGGTATGACTCGTGATGATCTGTTTAACATTAACGCTGGGATTGTGAAATCGCTTTGTGCTGCGATTGCTAAGTACTGTCCTCATGTGAGTATAATTGAATTTTGAAGCTTTAATAATTAAGTTCATgcaaattaaaagaataaagttTGGGTttttattgataattttttgttttcagGCTGTTGTTAACATGATTAGTAACCCTGTTAACTCGACTGTGCCAATTGCGGCTGAGGTTTTTAAGAAAGCTGGAACTTATGATGAGAAGAAGTTGTTTGGTGTTACAACTCTTGATGTGGTTCGTGCTAGGACTTTCTATGCTGGGAAAGCTAATGTTCCAGTTGCTGGTATGAAAGAtctctctttattttatttctgaattttaatttaattttgcttgaaaattgaaattggttataaatatatgtttatttggttGCTTTGTAAatttcatttttgtttttgaaaaataacatTTGGTGTTTGCACTATTTGTAAATTGACTTTCAAATAATGTGTGTTTTTTCACTATTTGTTCATATTTATTATGTTCTAAAAGTAATgactttaaatataattttaggaACAAAAGAAGCTTTTTAGACTTTCTTAgttcttattatataattttgaaatattgaaAGTGTTTATTTGATTGAATGCTTGGTAATATAGTGTTTATTTTGCAAAATAGCATTTTCCTTTCTTTTATTTGCAAAGTGTCTTTGTTCTGTAGATGGCTACTTTGTGAAAAGTTATCAAAATAAGGCTAAGTAGTATAGTTTATcacttattcttattttattaggTTCTAAAAGTAATGACTTTAAATATAATCTTTAGAAGAAAAAGAAGCTTAATGACACTATTATGTTTTTCTTGCAGGGGTTAATGTACCTGTTGTTGGTGGTCATGCCGGTGTAACCATTCTCCCATTGTTCTCTCAAGTAGGTTTCATCGATTAGCTtctttatgaaaataaaatattcctGTTTTGGTTAGATGAGTTTGCGTTTTGTGTCTTTGTCTAACTTGTCGGTGTTTCTTTTAATATCTGTAGGCCACTCCACAAGCTAATTTGCCACACGATCAAATTGTGGCTCTTACAAAGAGAACACAGGATGGAGGAACAGAAGTTGTTGAGGCCAAGGCTGGAAAGGGATCTGCAACATTGTCAATGGCGTAAGCATTAAATCATGTTTTGTCTCTCTCTGCTGCTTTGATCTTTGCTTTCATTTGGAgactaaattgattttttcttttctcaacTTTGCAGCTATGCGGGAGCACTTTTCGCTGATGCCTGTCTTAAGGGTCTTAATGGGGTTCCAGATGTTGTGGAATGTTCCTTTGTGCAATCAAGTGTCACCGACCTTCCATTCTTTGCTTCAAAGGTAACAACAAAGGTTTTTTCCGAGATGTTTTTGTCATTACGTTGtcaaattttcttaaaaaaaattttgtagGCATCATTCTTTCGCCAATTTTATCATAAGAACATAGTTTTGTACATTAATAACTGTTACAACCACCTATTGAAACAATGTCACACATGCTTTTGTAGATTTATCACCAATTTATTGTGTTAACATTGGCCTTAGCGGACAAGAAATGAACTTTTCGATGTTTACTATTGCAGGTTCGTCTAGGAAAGAACGGTGTGGAGGAGGTTTTGGGTCTGGGTGCTCTCTCAGACTACGAGAAAgaaggattagaaatcttgaagCCGGAGCTCAAATCTTCGATCGAGAAGGGTATCAAGTTTGCCAACCAGAGTTAAGAGAAGAAGGCAACCGACATTGGTAATAATGTCTTTGTTGGATTTTAAGAATTTAAAAAAGGAACAAAACAAACTTAAAAAGACCAAATcaatttttgcagttttaaGCTTTCTTTTATTGCTGTATAATTGCTGTTGATCAGCACCGGCTTTTCGATACTTCGATTAGAGTagggttttcttttttctacttacatatataattttaaactgCAAATTTCGTTAATTTTGAAcaaataacttaaattttaagATGGGATTGCTTTGTTCCATTCATCCGATTACTCGAAAAAGAGGAGGAATCTAATCGAATCTCGTTTTATTTTTTGGGTAAATGTTCATTTGGTGCTcagttatttttgtttttgtttattattattcttatgaaATTATAGATTTAGTAGAAGAACCCTACTAGACTATAGATTTAGTACTTTGAAAAATGCTTATTTAGTATTCCATTGTTTATTTgggttttaaatttaaatttacttATAGGTAAGggtaaatattaatttagattttgtattttgtaaattttatcaattaaattttttgttttgttaaatgataaaatagattatatttttaaaataataaaaataagactATGAACTcaagttttcacaattttattttttaatataattaattttaagataatttttaatatgaacaaataaatcagttttattataatatctttaaattagattattattaagttttattttgacaaaaaattaatttaaaattttatttgtacaattttaaaaaaatatagggtgttatttaataaatcaaaaggtttaattggtaattttttagggtttaaaatGGTATTTCTTTTTACTCTTGTTTTGAGGAGATATCTAAATTTAAGGCATCTTACTCATTTTAACAACACGAAAGCATCAGACCACTATTGGGCTTgacaaaaaaactattttttttgtttaaaattcAAATCTGGTCATTTTCGATTctatttctaaatcacatttacTCATAGATAACAAACATTaatcataaaatttattttttgaaaatatgtcGATCGTGAAATCGTTGAGTCCGCAGTGGTCATTGGGTTTGTGGTGGTTATTGGGTCTATGGTCATGGTGGTCGTAGAGAGAAGAGACTTATGTTATGTGTGACCAATATTGAATAGTTTagatttagaaataaaaattggtccaataaatatataattagttaaattttccaTCTCATCTCAAATGTATACATAATTCAaactcaaattaaataatacaaaatactctttttttttccaaatacaAAACAATTAACTGCTATAAACCAGTTGTACAAAGTATCACAACTTAAATGAAAAGTAATTTTCGCTTGTCATTTATACCTAATTTgttatgtttattatttttttttcatctttttatattataaaaattaatttatgtaaatataatcaaACACTTTAATgagatttcaaataaaaatttcagtaaataaatatatttattttctagaattaaataaaataataaaaaaaaaagtattacttATAGTTTACATATAGAAGGTATACTAGTTTCTAAACAATGTGGTctttttaacaaaattaataacaatttccttaaataaaacttGAAACTCCTACTAAatattaaagatatatatatatatatatatatttatatataagatgCTACTCTcatcatttttatgttatttgtcaCTTTCAATTTTATGCACTAAAAATGTATgaaattcttttttcttttcacagGGACTGAAAGATTGGATCTAGTCATAAGAAAAATGTTTGGCTAATATATAACTCATTTCTTGGTCTTTCACCCCCTCAGTCACTATGAGCGCCCCTGATCAGTGCAATGGGATGTGTATTTATCTATCTCCTTACTCAAAATGGgattaagtttgaaaaatagatcTTAGAGTGTCAAGGGTTGGGTCTAGAGGGTCTCTTAACACCTTCTTTTTCCTTCTCATCAAAGCTATTTTACAAAAACTTGCTATGTTAGGGAAGAATGGAGGAACAAGCACACTTGGAGAGTGTAGTAAAACAGAGAGTTGTATGTGGCATTTGAGAAGAATAAATcgctttagaaaaaaaatctattgaTTCTCTCTAAATTGGTTGGACGACCATCGGTGTGATGATTTACTTCACGAGCTAGGTATCTGGTTCAAGTCCATGATAGCCCAACTACGACAAGGAAAAGAATAGAAGAAGCATTTGACTCCTTCATGCATGCTCCACTTAGCTCGGGAGTTTATAGCTCAGTTGGTAGAGCTCTGCTCTTGCAGTTGGATCGTTGCGATTACAAGTTGGTTGTCTAATTTTCAAGGCGATAATGATAGTATCTTGTACCTCAACCAGTGGCTTGCTTTTTCTAAGTAATAGGGAAGAGGACCGAAACATGTCACTAAAATACTCTACTGGGACAAAGATAGACTGTCAAGAATATACAAGAAGTAGAAAGGGCAGTTGACCAAATCTAGTATAGATCGTACATGGACGGTAGTTGGAGTCGGCGACTCTTTTAGGGTTCCCTCATTTGGGATCTTTGGGGAAAAGGATCAAGTTGGCCCTTGCGAACAGCTTGATGCACTATCTCCTTTCAACTCTTTGAGCGAAATGCGACAAAAGAAAGGAAAATACATGGACCGACTCCATCGTCTCCACCTCGTAGGAACTATGAGATCACCCCAAGGACGCCTTCAGCATCCAGGTTCGCGGACTGACCCTAGAACCCTATTCAATAAGTGGAACGCTTTAGCTGTCCCCTTTTAGGTTGGGTAATAAGGGTCAGAGAAGGACAATCACTTATTCTTAAAATTACCATTCTTAAGACCTGGAAAAGGGGGGGGAAGCTCTCCGTTCCTAATTGTCATGTATCTAGATCCTTCGGAACCATAAGAATCCTTAGTTAGAATAAGATTCTAACTCCCCACTTTTTGAGATTTTGAGAAGAGTTGCTTTTTGGAGAGCAGAGTACAATGAAAGTTTTAAGCTGTGTTTGGGGGGAGTTATTGCCTATCGTTGACCTCTATGGTAGAATCATTTTGGGGCTTAGGCAGTGATTTGCCCTGTGGTGGATGTCAGCAGTGAGTCTGCTTATCTCCAACTCGTGAATTTAACTGATACAAAGCTATATGATAACATTCTATTTTTTTGATTTGACAATTTGACCTATTCTAGATTTTAGAGTACAAAAAACTTCAAGTTGAGAATGTTAataaaagattctaaaatgtattgtacattttttttttcaagagaaatcattaatttaatcaataacaTAAAATTTCATTCCCTTCAATAAAGTGCGGCTACATACATTAAACAATTTTTAGcattaattgataaaaataagaaatttttacaccaaaaatacaaattacacACTTTATTACATATAAACCTACACACGGTTAAAGCAATTTTTTTACCTTTTCTCtatattttattacacatataccacatacacatcccATCCATGCACCAGTCACGTCAACTCGCTATCAACCATCATGCATCCCTCAATcacttccctctctctttttcttttgttttcctttgattttttatttcatttcagtttttttttttttttaaaataacaaataacctcCGTTGTTGAACCTTAACTCCCCACGATTCCTCAACCattttccctctcatttttgttcttcaaaattttttcaactcccactaAACCATCCCATAAccattttctctctttctttttgtttcccAATCTTTATATAAAATGGATGTGACCCGttcttcttcatctccttcccctgttcaaaaaaaaaaaaaaaatccaaaatggtTTGAAATCACTAGCTAATAAAGTTAAGGGAAAACGTCCtattattgaggaggaagactctgattttgctcctccattAACGAAGCGTGGGAGAGCTCCtcctaagaagaaaacaaaggtCGGTGTGCAAGAAAAAATGGCTGAAGATGTTTATGGGAAAAACGATAATGTTGGTGCTGCTGTTCGAActgaggtttgttttcggtttcattttcgtttccccccattttaaacatttttttttctatttttgtttttcgagatgttttattgtttttcatttcagtttcttcatttgattatttctcattttgtaatagttttttcatagttttttaatagtgtaaacaccttctgtatgtatttttttttttaatatattttttttctagttgtttcctgtctatttttatatcatcaatgggtaacaatgagatttatcatggatgttgatgttcaaagagtttttcctgtattttcgtttgtatacagttgttttgtagttttattatagttttgctacttgcatatgttatttcattataaaactaatatgcaactattttgcacaaaacttactatgtataactactatttcttagtccccgacaaattaaattcctgcataatatataaactaacataaaacgataatgcaactataaggcaaccaaaacaaaaaataaactgacttatacgtaactggttgtaccttaattcgaatttactcttcttattgtgtttctaaaaaaatatatatatattggaaaccagtaatcaatcaaaatgcaactgtatataacgtagatgtattattcatgaggtttttttaaaatttttcacatcatacattgttttggatttggtgggagctccagatctgtttgttacagatctacatttcatgaatatagatttcgatattaggggagTTATTTTAACAGTTGTATTTttatcgttttggtttcattttggttgttttgcggttttgaaacgatcgcGGTATTTTcaccttcatggttcgctctgtacagctgaaggcttagtgaatgtggtatttttgtaaatatttgtatgtggactgtataaatgtttaatgggccggcccaaagtatttttgtaattttttttccttttttatatttttctgtttttttctctaaaaataATTCTCTAATAGTGATACATAAACATTTTTATAGCATTACTgataacatttttt
This region of Cannabis sativa cultivar Pink pepper isolate KNU-18-1 chromosome 7, ASM2916894v1, whole genome shotgun sequence genomic DNA includes:
- the LOC115697281 gene encoding malate dehydrogenase 1, mitochondrial, with the translated sequence MRSSMLRSVRTALTSTSSFTRGQVLRRGFSSESVPERKVVVLGAAGGIGQPLSLLMKLNPLVSSLSLYDIAATPGVAADVSHINTRSEVKGYVGEENLGEALKDADVVIIPAGVPRKPGMTRDDLFNINAGIVKSLCAAIAKYCPHAVVNMISNPVNSTVPIAAEVFKKAGTYDEKKLFGVTTLDVVRARTFYAGKANVPVAGVNVPVVGGHAGVTILPLFSQATPQANLPHDQIVALTKRTQDGGTEVVEAKAGKGSATLSMAYAGALFADACLKGLNGVPDVVECSFVQSSVTDLPFFASKVRLGKNGVEEVLGLGALSDYEKEGLEILKPELKSSIEKGIKFANQS